One Massilia sp. 9096 genomic window carries:
- a CDS encoding YafY family protein has product MMRAQRLLALLQALRRRRTPVRGDTLAQELGISLRTLYRDIATLREQGARIEGEPGIGYVLKPGFLLPPLMFSEDEIEALVLGGRWVAEHGDERLADAAREAVEKIAAVLPDDLRRTLDGTGLLVAPAREIDASNPHMAAIRGALREECKLVLDYRDEAGHGSRRIVWPVALGFFERIRMLAAWCELRQGFRHFRLDRIAALEVTGERYPRHRRALLGEWRASQGIPERR; this is encoded by the coding sequence ATCATGCGCGCGCAACGCCTGCTCGCCCTGCTCCAGGCCTTGCGCCGCCGGCGCACGCCGGTGCGCGGCGACACGCTGGCGCAGGAACTGGGCATCAGCCTGCGCACGCTGTACCGCGACATCGCCACCTTGCGCGAACAGGGTGCGCGCATCGAAGGCGAACCCGGGATCGGCTACGTGTTAAAGCCGGGCTTCCTGCTGCCGCCGCTGATGTTCAGCGAAGACGAGATCGAAGCGCTGGTGCTGGGCGGCCGCTGGGTCGCCGAACACGGCGACGAACGGCTGGCCGATGCGGCGCGCGAAGCGGTCGAGAAAATCGCGGCGGTGCTGCCGGACGACTTGCGCCGCACGCTCGACGGCACCGGCCTGCTGGTCGCGCCCGCGCGCGAGATCGATGCCTCGAATCCGCACATGGCAGCGATCCGCGGCGCCCTGCGCGAGGAATGCAAGCTGGTGCTGGACTATCGCGACGAGGCCGGCCACGGCTCGCGCCGCATCGTCTGGCCGGTGGCGCTCGGCTTTTTCGAGCGCATCCGCATGCTGGCCGCGTGGTGCGAGCTGCGCCAGGGGTTCCGTCATTTCCGTCTCGACCGCATCGCCGCGCTCGAGGTGACTGGCGAACGTTACCCGCGCCATCGCCGTGCGCTGCTGGGAGAGTGGCGCGCCAGCCAAGGCATCCCCGAACGTCGATGA
- a CDS encoding tetratricopeptide repeat protein translates to MAPKRQPAADNADQPLAAAEAADAARNGQSQAGQEGADENVPNVKMTPQMMTQLMGAELAFKKGDWQGPYLTMMSLAQQTRDPRLAKRAAEMALSAKQADDALAAVKLWREFAPNSDEASQYYLGLVVLSDNLGEAENLLKQRLADATPGARGLVMFQMQQLLLRAKDKEAAAAMLERLVAPYPNMMESHVVLSQAALARNDKAAAQREAQTALKLKPDSEIAVLTLAQVSDSEAQATQVLHDYLAAHPDAREVRVAYARLLVNARQYDAARAEFLALDKAQPDNPGTLYALGILSMQMNDSKAADGYFSRFVDLAEKTPTDETDPTKAILILSQLAEERGDNKAALAWLDRLETDDPKMAFGAELRRAQLTAKDGDVPGARKLLATLKTADPAEQAQILLVEAQILRDAGKPQEGFKLLEQGAKRFPDNTDFLYDYALMAEKLGRTDVMEKTLRQVIAKQPGNQQAYNALGYSLAERNVRLKEAYALVDKALKMAPDDPFIMDSMGWVQYRMGHLDAAEAQLRKAYGLRGDPEIAVHLGEVLWKKGDKEGARKLFLDAQAKDPKNDALKSTLARLRTSL, encoded by the coding sequence GTGGCGCCCAAACGGCAGCCGGCGGCGGACAACGCCGACCAGCCGTTGGCCGCCGCCGAAGCCGCCGACGCTGCCCGGAACGGCCAGTCCCAGGCCGGCCAGGAAGGCGCGGACGAGAACGTGCCGAACGTGAAAATGACGCCCCAGATGATGACGCAACTCATGGGCGCCGAACTGGCCTTCAAGAAGGGCGACTGGCAAGGCCCCTATCTCACGATGATGAGCCTGGCCCAGCAGACCCGCGATCCGCGCCTGGCCAAGCGCGCCGCCGAGATGGCGCTGTCGGCCAAGCAGGCCGACGACGCACTCGCCGCGGTCAAGCTGTGGCGTGAATTCGCGCCGAACTCCGATGAGGCCAGCCAGTACTATCTGGGGCTGGTGGTCCTGTCCGACAACCTCGGCGAAGCAGAAAATCTGCTGAAGCAGCGCCTGGCCGACGCCACCCCCGGCGCCCGTGGCCTGGTGATGTTCCAGATGCAGCAGCTGCTGCTGCGCGCCAAGGACAAGGAAGCGGCCGCGGCCATGCTCGAGCGCCTGGTCGCGCCTTACCCGAACATGATGGAAAGCCACGTCGTGCTGTCGCAGGCGGCGCTGGCGCGCAACGACAAGGCCGCCGCCCAGCGCGAAGCCCAGACCGCGCTCAAGCTCAAGCCCGATTCCGAGATCGCCGTGCTGACGCTGGCCCAGGTCAGCGACAGCGAAGCCCAGGCGACTCAGGTGCTGCACGATTACCTGGCCGCGCACCCGGACGCGCGCGAGGTGCGCGTCGCCTACGCGCGCCTGCTGGTCAACGCCAGGCAGTACGACGCCGCGCGCGCGGAATTCCTGGCGCTGGACAAGGCCCAGCCCGACAATCCGGGCACGCTGTACGCGCTCGGCATCCTGTCGATGCAGATGAACGATTCCAAGGCCGCCGACGGCTATTTCAGCCGCTTCGTCGACCTGGCCGAAAAGACCCCGACCGACGAGACCGATCCGACCAAGGCGATCCTGATCCTGTCCCAGCTGGCCGAGGAAAGGGGCGACAACAAGGCCGCGCTGGCCTGGCTCGACCGCCTCGAGACCGACGACCCCAAGATGGCCTTCGGCGCCGAGCTGCGCCGCGCCCAGCTGACCGCGAAGGACGGCGACGTGCCCGGCGCGCGCAAGCTGCTGGCCACGCTCAAGACCGCCGACCCGGCCGAGCAGGCCCAGATCCTGCTGGTCGAGGCGCAGATCCTGCGCGACGCCGGCAAGCCGCAGGAAGGCTTCAAGCTGCTCGAGCAGGGCGCCAAGCGCTTCCCGGACAACACCGACTTCCTGTACGACTACGCGCTGATGGCCGAAAAGCTGGGCCGCACCGACGTGATGGAAAAGACGCTGCGCCAGGTGATCGCCAAGCAGCCCGGAAACCAGCAAGCCTACAACGCGCTCGGCTACTCGCTGGCGGAACGCAACGTGCGCCTGAAGGAAGCCTACGCGCTGGTAGACAAGGCCCTCAAAATGGCGCCGGACGACCCGTTCATCATGGACAGCATGGGCTGGGTGCAGTACCGCATGGGCCACCTGGATGCCGCCGAAGCGCAGCTGCGCAAGGCCTACGGTTTGCGCGGCGATCCCGAAATCGCCGTGCACCTGGGCGAGGTGCTGTGGAAGAAGGGCGACAAGGAAGGCGCGCGCAAGCTGTTCCTCGACGCCCAGGCCAAGGACCCGAAGAACGACGCGCTCAAGAGCACCCTCGCGCGCCTGCGCACCAGTCTGTAA
- the mutY gene encoding A/G-specific adenine glycosylase — MKRLTEFDITQLEDPTFSRAVIDWQKAHGRHALPWQNTRDAYRVWLSEIMLQQTQVTAVLGYYARFLERFPTVQALAEAPLEDVMAHWSGLGYYTRARNLHACAKRVVEAYGGAFPSDPALLAELPGIGRSTAAAIAAFSYGTRAAILDGNVKRVFARVFGVDQYPGIKPVEDALWRRADALLPANGEGIEAYTQGLMDLGATLCTRGKPDCNRCPLQERCVAYATGRTGVLPVPKPKKATPEKRALMLAVVDRGQVLLQQRPESGIWGGLLSLPEFDGHVALEDADQVDVATLANAGGEFGDVAEVEPLLPLVHGFTHYKLHIQPYRIALAARGGTPAGHVWWDLAAIVTAPLPAPVKKLLEQLGQPTLFG; from the coding sequence ATGAAACGACTGACGGAATTCGATATCACCCAACTGGAAGACCCGACTTTTTCGCGCGCCGTGATCGACTGGCAAAAGGCCCACGGCCGCCACGCCCTGCCCTGGCAGAACACACGCGACGCCTACCGCGTCTGGCTGTCGGAAATCATGCTGCAGCAGACCCAGGTGACCGCGGTGCTCGGCTATTACGCGCGCTTTCTGGAGCGCTTCCCGACCGTGCAGGCGCTGGCCGAAGCGCCCTTGGAAGACGTGATGGCGCACTGGAGCGGCCTGGGTTACTACACCCGCGCGCGCAACCTGCACGCCTGCGCCAAGCGCGTGGTCGAAGCCTACGGCGGCGCGTTCCCGAGCGACCCGGCGCTGCTGGCCGAGCTGCCCGGCATCGGCCGTTCGACCGCCGCCGCCATCGCCGCGTTTTCGTACGGCACGCGCGCCGCGATCCTGGATGGTAACGTCAAGCGCGTGTTCGCGCGCGTGTTCGGCGTCGACCAGTACCCGGGCATCAAGCCGGTCGAGGACGCGCTGTGGCGACGGGCCGACGCCCTGCTCCCCGCAAACGGCGAAGGCATCGAAGCCTACACGCAAGGCCTGATGGACCTGGGCGCGACGCTGTGCACGCGCGGCAAGCCCGACTGCAATCGCTGCCCGCTGCAGGAACGCTGCGTGGCCTACGCCACCGGCCGCACGGGCGTGCTGCCGGTGCCGAAACCGAAAAAGGCGACGCCGGAAAAGCGCGCGCTGATGCTGGCGGTCGTCGATCGCGGCCAGGTGCTGCTGCAGCAGCGGCCGGAATCGGGCATCTGGGGCGGCCTGCTGTCGCTGCCTGAATTCGACGGCCACGTGGCGCTCGAGGATGCGGACCAGGTCGATGTCGCCACGCTGGCCAATGCCGGCGGCGAATTCGGCGACGTCGCCGAGGTCGAACCGCTGCTGCCGCTGGTGCACGGTTTTACCCACTACAAACTGCACATCCAGCCCTACCGTATCGCGCTGGCGGCACGCGGCGGCACCCCGGCCGGGCATGTGTGGTGGGACCTGGCCGCGATCGTCACCGCGCCGCTGCCGGCGCCGGTCAAGAAGCTGCTCGAGCAGCTGGGACAGCCGACGCTGTTCGGCTGA
- a CDS encoding GNAT family N-acetyltransferase has product MDPRYRLHTDLPTIDEYLRLRRVSGLTRRSEAAAKAGLPHTVAAAVVRCDGQAVGMGRAIGDGLFYLVVDIAVDPEHQGQGLGKAIVASLMEALRTLAPAEAYTCLIADGRANELYAQYGFEPTAPASISMAQWLNR; this is encoded by the coding sequence ATGGACCCGCGCTACCGCCTGCACACCGACCTGCCGACGATCGACGAATACCTGCGGCTGCGGCGCGTGTCGGGCCTGACGCGGCGCTCCGAGGCGGCCGCCAAAGCCGGTTTGCCGCACACGGTCGCGGCGGCGGTGGTGCGCTGCGACGGCCAGGCGGTCGGGATGGGGCGCGCGATCGGCGACGGCCTGTTCTACCTGGTGGTCGACATCGCGGTCGACCCGGAACATCAGGGACAGGGACTGGGCAAGGCCATCGTCGCCAGTTTGATGGAGGCGCTGCGCACGCTGGCGCCGGCCGAAGCCTACACCTGCCTGATCGCCGATGGCCGGGCCAACGAGCTGTATGCGCAGTACGGTTTCGAGCCGACCGCGCCGGCGTCGATCAGCATGGCGCAGTGGCTCAATCGCTAA
- the aroKB gene encoding bifunctional shikimate kinase/3-dehydroquinate synthase AroKB yields the protein MGAGKTTIGRLLARRMNMTFMDSDHEIEARTGASIPWIFEIEGEPSFRRREADMIRELTAQSGIVLATGGGAVLNPESRALLAERGTVIYLRASVGSILQRTSHDKNRPLLQTADPRRKLEDLTCQREPLYREIADLVIDTGRPNVQSMVQTILDQMAALSAARARSEAKTRMNEQACISIDVELGERSYPILIGRGLLDDGALLMKHIGGAGGKVAVVTNTTVAPLYLDKVAAPLRAGGREVVPIILPDGEEYKNWEHLNLVFDALLANKCDRKTTLVALGGGVIGDMTGFAAATYMRGVPFVQIPTTLLAQVDSSVGGKTGINHPLGKNMIGAFYQPRAVIADTATLDTLPDRELSAGLAEVIKHGAILDAVFFDWIEANIGALVARDHAALAHAIARSCEIKSDVVKRDEREGGLRAVLNFGHTFGHAIEAGLGYGAWLHGEAVGCGMVMAADLSRRLGHIDDAAVERVRALVRSAGLPTVAPDLGAQRWIELMEVDKKNEGGAIKFILVKPLGSPSIGNAPRELLLATLQAGVSDAVADAAGANAR from the coding sequence ACCGGCGCCTCGATCCCGTGGATCTTCGAGATCGAAGGCGAACCGAGCTTCCGCCGGCGCGAAGCCGACATGATCCGCGAGCTGACCGCGCAGTCCGGCATCGTGCTGGCCACCGGCGGCGGCGCTGTGCTGAACCCGGAAAGCCGCGCCCTGCTGGCCGAGCGCGGCACCGTGATCTACCTGCGCGCCAGCGTCGGCAGCATCCTGCAGCGCACCTCGCACGACAAGAACCGCCCGCTGCTGCAGACCGCCGATCCGCGCAGGAAGCTGGAAGACCTGACCTGCCAGCGCGAGCCGCTGTACCGCGAGATTGCCGACCTGGTCATCGACACTGGCCGGCCTAACGTACAATCGATGGTACAGACAATTCTGGACCAGATGGCGGCGCTGAGCGCGGCGCGCGCACGGTCCGAGGCAAAGACGAGAATGAACGAACAGGCATGCATTTCCATTGACGTCGAACTGGGCGAGCGCAGCTACCCGATCCTGATCGGGCGCGGCTTGCTGGACGACGGCGCGCTGCTGATGAAGCACATCGGCGGCGCCGGCGGCAAGGTGGCCGTCGTCACCAACACCACCGTGGCCCCGCTGTACCTCGACAAGGTCGCGGCGCCGCTGCGCGCGGGCGGGCGCGAGGTCGTGCCGATCATCCTGCCGGACGGCGAGGAATACAAGAACTGGGAGCACCTGAACCTGGTGTTCGATGCGCTGCTGGCCAACAAGTGCGACCGCAAGACCACGCTGGTGGCGCTGGGCGGCGGCGTGATCGGCGACATGACCGGCTTTGCCGCGGCCACCTACATGCGCGGCGTGCCCTTCGTGCAGATCCCGACCACGCTGCTGGCCCAGGTCGATTCCTCGGTCGGCGGCAAGACCGGCATCAACCATCCGCTCGGCAAGAACATGATCGGTGCGTTCTACCAGCCGCGCGCCGTGATCGCCGACACCGCCACGCTGGACACGCTGCCGGACCGCGAGCTGTCGGCCGGCCTGGCCGAGGTGATCAAGCACGGCGCGATCCTCGACGCCGTCTTCTTCGACTGGATCGAGGCCAACATCGGCGCACTGGTCGCGCGCGACCACGCCGCGCTCGCGCACGCGATCGCGCGCTCGTGCGAGATCAAGTCCGACGTGGTCAAGCGCGATGAGCGCGAAGGCGGCCTGCGCGCGGTGCTCAACTTCGGCCACACCTTCGGCCACGCGATCGAAGCGGGCCTGGGCTACGGCGCCTGGCTGCACGGCGAGGCGGTCGGCTGCGGCATGGTGATGGCGGCCGACCTGTCGCGCCGCCTCGGCCACATCGACGATGCCGCGGTCGAGCGCGTGCGCGCGCTGGTGCGCTCGGCCGGCCTGCCGACGGTCGCCCCGGACCTGGGCGCGCAGCGCTGGATCGAGCTGATGGAAGTCGACAAGAAGAACGAAGGCGGGGCGATCAAGTTCATCCTGGTCAAGCCGCTGGGCAGCCCCAGCATCGGCAATGCCCCGCGCGAGCTGCTGCTGGCGACGCTGCAGGCCGGCGTGAGCGACGCAGTGGCAGACGCAGCGGGAGCAAACGCACGATGA
- a CDS encoding dynamin family protein, which translates to MQDLQQYGDWRTRVAESLERYRSWVQAADLLDDAGDQRLQQALRRLQDERLSVAFVAEFSRGKSELINAIFFADYGQRIVPSSPGRTTMCPTELAWDAALPPSIRLLPIETRVRHLSTGDWREIDSAWTMLPLELDAPERMSEAFRQVSLTRRVPFEEAQRYGLYDPHDPDLAGMLGDDGLVEIPQWRHALINFPHPLLKQGLVILDTPGLNAIGTEPELTLNLIPNAHAVLFILAAETGVTKSDIEVWRDHIGNGPGRIVVLNKIDALWDELKSAQDNDATIARQQHSVAQLLGVGHANVFPVSAQKALVGKINGDLALFEKSRLGLLESALFNELVPARQGILRGQLVRDLELLEVGQQALLGARVRDLVEQQEELKSLRGKNQGVIAHMVRRVEMEKKEFDASLFKLQGTRAVFTTLSTELYSTVGMDVVQQQIDAVRTAMQAARFGTGTRAPVRAFFEAVRADLAAAAGKIGEIGAMMETMYRKFATDHALSMTMPMPLSLARYGAEIDAIEAVYVKQFGTATLLMTSRGVLLERFFDSIASRVKHVLRAVNADVEAWLKVIMAPLETQVRQHREQLRHRQTSIQRIHDATENLEQKIAAFDAARADLDKVRNQLAALSGAVHAALGAASPQLEAA; encoded by the coding sequence ATGCAAGATCTACAACAATATGGCGACTGGCGCACGCGCGTCGCCGAATCGCTGGAACGCTACCGCAGCTGGGTGCAGGCCGCCGACCTGCTGGACGACGCCGGCGACCAGCGCTTGCAGCAGGCGCTGCGCCGCCTCCAGGACGAGCGCCTGTCGGTCGCCTTCGTCGCCGAGTTCTCGCGCGGGAAATCGGAGCTGATCAACGCGATCTTCTTCGCCGACTACGGCCAGCGCATCGTGCCGTCCAGCCCGGGCCGCACCACCATGTGCCCGACCGAGCTGGCCTGGGACGCCGCCCTGCCCCCGTCGATCCGGCTGCTGCCGATCGAAACGCGCGTCCGGCACCTGTCCACCGGCGACTGGCGCGAGATCGATAGCGCCTGGACCATGCTGCCACTGGAGCTGGACGCGCCCGAGCGCATGAGCGAAGCCTTCCGCCAGGTCAGCCTGACGCGGCGCGTGCCGTTCGAGGAAGCCCAGCGCTACGGCCTGTACGATCCGCACGACCCCGACCTGGCCGGCATGCTCGGCGACGACGGCCTGGTCGAGATCCCGCAATGGCGCCACGCCCTGATCAACTTCCCGCATCCGCTGCTCAAGCAAGGCCTGGTGATCCTCGACACGCCCGGCCTGAACGCGATCGGCACCGAGCCCGAACTGACGCTGAACCTGATCCCCAACGCGCACGCGGTGCTGTTCATCCTGGCCGCCGAAACCGGCGTGACCAAGAGCGACATCGAAGTCTGGCGCGACCATATCGGCAACGGCCCAGGCAGGATCGTCGTGCTCAATAAAATCGACGCGCTGTGGGACGAGCTGAAGAGCGCGCAGGACAACGACGCGACGATCGCGCGCCAGCAGCACAGCGTGGCGCAGCTGCTCGGGGTGGGCCATGCCAACGTGTTCCCGGTCTCGGCGCAAAAGGCGCTGGTCGGGAAGATCAATGGCGACCTGGCCCTGTTCGAAAAGAGCCGCCTCGGCTTGCTAGAATCGGCGCTGTTCAACGAACTGGTGCCGGCGCGCCAGGGCATCCTGCGCGGCCAGCTGGTGCGCGACCTCGAACTGCTGGAAGTCGGCCAGCAGGCGCTGCTCGGCGCGCGCGTGCGCGACCTGGTCGAGCAGCAGGAGGAACTGAAAAGCCTGCGCGGCAAGAACCAGGGCGTGATCGCCCACATGGTGCGCCGCGTCGAGATGGAAAAGAAGGAATTCGACGCCAGCCTGTTCAAGCTGCAGGGCACGCGCGCGGTGTTCACCACGCTGTCGACGGAGCTGTACAGCACGGTCGGCATGGACGTGGTGCAGCAGCAGATCGACGCGGTGCGCACGGCGATGCAGGCGGCCCGCTTCGGCACCGGCACGCGCGCGCCGGTGCGTGCGTTTTTCGAGGCGGTGCGCGCCGACCTGGCGGCGGCCGCCGGCAAGATCGGCGAGATCGGCGCGATGATGGAGACCATGTACCGCAAGTTCGCCACCGACCACGCGCTGTCGATGACGATGCCGATGCCGCTCTCGCTGGCGCGCTACGGCGCCGAGATCGACGCCATCGAAGCCGTCTACGTCAAGCAGTTCGGCACCGCGACGCTGCTGATGACCAGCCGCGGCGTGCTGTTGGAACGCTTCTTCGACTCGATCGCCTCGCGCGTCAAGCACGTGCTGCGCGCGGTGAACGCCGACGTCGAAGCCTGGCTGAAGGTGATCATGGCGCCGCTCGAGACCCAGGTGCGCCAGCACCGCGAGCAGCTGCGCCACCGCCAGACCTCGATCCAGCGCATCCACGATGCGACCGAGAACCTGGAACAGAAGATCGCGGCTTTTGATGCCGCGCGCGCCGACCTGGACAAGGTGCGCAATCAATTGGCCGCCTTGAGCGGCGCGGTGCATGCGGCGCTCGGCGCCGCGTCGCCCCAACTGGAAGCTGCATGA
- a CDS encoding deoxyguanosinetriphosphate triphosphohydrolase, with protein sequence MIDFDAHLAPYAAHSSKSRGRRHPEGPAGARSEFQRDRDRIIHSTAFRRLEYKTQVFLNHEGDLFRTRLTHSIEVAQIARTLARSLRLNEDLVEALALAHDLGHTPFGHVGQDVLNECMHDYGGFEHNLQSLRVVDHLEEHYGAFDGLNLTFETREGILKHCSLTNARQLGELGQRFIDKKQPSLEAQLVNLADAIAYNNHDIDDGLRSGLLTMKQMEEVELFARLHREVVRQYPGLPGRRELYETIRLMITAMTVDLVEASGALIAQANPQSIEDVRNSPPLIRFSDSMRAETSALKRFLYANLYRHFQVNRMRVKASRVIRELFDAFMTDPVLLPPDYQVASSDTHKQARKIADYIAGMTDRYAIKEHKRIYSLDTF encoded by the coding sequence ATGATCGACTTCGACGCCCACCTCGCACCGTATGCGGCGCATTCTTCGAAATCGCGTGGGCGTCGTCATCCGGAAGGTCCGGCCGGCGCGCGCAGCGAATTCCAGCGCGACCGCGACCGCATCATCCACTCGACCGCGTTCCGCCGGCTCGAGTACAAGACCCAGGTGTTCCTGAACCACGAGGGCGACCTGTTCCGCACGCGCCTGACCCACTCGATCGAGGTTGCCCAGATCGCGCGCACGCTGGCGCGCAGCCTGCGCCTGAACGAAGACCTGGTCGAGGCGCTTGCGCTGGCGCACGACCTCGGCCACACGCCCTTCGGCCACGTCGGCCAGGATGTGCTGAACGAATGCATGCACGACTACGGCGGCTTCGAGCACAACCTGCAAAGCCTGCGCGTGGTCGACCACCTGGAAGAGCACTACGGCGCCTTCGACGGCCTGAACCTCACTTTTGAAACGCGCGAAGGCATCCTGAAGCACTGCTCGCTGACGAACGCGCGCCAGCTGGGCGAACTCGGGCAGCGCTTCATCGACAAGAAGCAGCCCAGCCTGGAAGCCCAGCTGGTCAACCTGGCCGACGCGATCGCCTACAACAACCACGACATCGACGACGGCCTGCGCTCCGGCCTGCTCACCATGAAGCAGATGGAAGAGGTCGAGCTGTTCGCGCGCCTGCACCGCGAAGTGGTGCGCCAGTACCCGGGCCTGCCCGGCCGGCGCGAGCTGTACGAGACGATCCGCCTGATGATCACGGCGATGACGGTCGACCTGGTCGAGGCCTCGGGCGCGCTGATTGCGCAAGCGAATCCGCAATCGATCGAGGACGTGCGCAACAGCCCGCCTCTGATCCGTTTTTCGGACTCGATGCGCGCCGAGACCTCGGCGCTGAAGCGCTTCCTGTACGCCAACCTGTACCGCCACTTCCAGGTCAACCGCATGCGCGTCAAGGCCAGCCGCGTGATACGCGAGCTGTTCGACGCCTTCATGACCGACCCGGTGCTGCTGCCGCCCGACTACCAGGTGGCCTCTAGCGACACCCACAAGCAGGCGCGCAAGATCGCCGACTACATCGCCGGCATGACCGACCGCTACGCGATCAAGGAACACAAGCGCATTTATTCGCTCGACACTTTCTGA
- a CDS encoding VOC family protein: MHTPNYTILYVDSPAASARLYAKLLGAEPVEASPTFQLFALENGRILGLWTRSSVKPAHDFQGSGSELAFRVADGAEVDALHVRWKEAGLRILQAPVELDFGYTFCGADPDGHRVRVFARSE; the protein is encoded by the coding sequence ATGCACACCCCGAACTACACCATCCTCTACGTCGACTCGCCCGCCGCCAGCGCCCGGCTGTACGCCAAACTGCTGGGCGCCGAGCCGGTCGAGGCCTCGCCCACGTTTCAATTGTTCGCGCTGGAAAACGGCCGCATCCTCGGGCTGTGGACCAGGTCGAGCGTCAAGCCGGCCCACGATTTCCAGGGCAGCGGCAGCGAACTGGCCTTCCGCGTCGCCGACGGGGCCGAGGTCGATGCGCTGCATGTGAGATGGAAAGAGGCCGGCCTGCGCATCCTGCAGGCGCCGGTCGAACTGGACTTCGGCTACACCTTCTGCGGCGCCGATCCGGACGGGCACCGCGTGCGCGTGTTCGCGCGCAGCGAGTGA
- a CDS encoding outer membrane lipoprotein LolB: MSIRFLLNAAVTAGVLALAGCAAPAGHVADPNAQVGAYRDTIDLTGHLSVNYMRDGKVEPLTGKFEWSQKPGLVDVALLNPLGQTVAEISVTPQAATLNQGNKPPRTAADIDSLTAQALGFPLPVSGLRDWMQGYATDAAGKRFVASPVRNSVVTKDGWRLKFATWQDQAAGATAAPMPQRIDIARGSAANGDALDIHVILDPAG, encoded by the coding sequence ATGTCGATCCGTTTTCTCCTGAATGCGGCCGTGACTGCCGGCGTCCTCGCGCTGGCCGGTTGCGCCGCCCCGGCCGGCCACGTGGCCGATCCGAACGCGCAAGTCGGCGCTTACCGCGACACCATCGACCTGACCGGTCACCTGTCCGTCAACTACATGCGGGATGGGAAAGTGGAGCCGCTGACCGGCAAGTTCGAATGGAGCCAGAAGCCCGGCCTCGTCGACGTGGCACTGCTCAATCCGCTGGGCCAGACGGTGGCCGAGATCAGCGTCACGCCGCAGGCCGCCACGCTCAACCAGGGCAACAAGCCGCCGCGCACCGCCGCCGACATCGACAGCTTGACCGCCCAGGCGCTCGGCTTTCCGCTGCCGGTGAGCGGCCTGCGCGACTGGATGCAGGGCTACGCCACCGATGCGGCGGGCAAGCGTTTCGTCGCCTCGCCGGTCAGGAACAGCGTGGTGACCAAGGACGGCTGGCGCCTCAAATTCGCGACCTGGCAAGACCAGGCGGCCGGCGCTACTGCCGCGCCAATGCCGCAGCGCATCGATATCGCACGCGGCTCCGCCGCCAACGGCGACGCGCTCGACATCCACGTGATCCTCGATCCGGCGGGCTGA
- the mutM gene encoding bifunctional DNA-formamidopyrimidine glycosylase/DNA-(apurinic or apyrimidinic site) lyase: protein MPELPEVEVTRRGVAPHLEDRIVEDVILRREGLRWPFPPKLRELLAGRRILGTGRRGKYLLIKFEHGTLIVHLGMSGHLRVLPEGTELKKHDHFDLVVSGGNAGPGSRQVLRLHDPRRFGAVLWHAHDDGELEQHVLLRELGVEPLEDGFSGALLHKATRNRSAPIKQVLLAGDIVVGVGNIYACESLFRAGINPKTAAGKISRARYDKLAEAIRDILAAAIVQGGSTLRDFIAVNGQSGYFQQTYFVYDRAGVPCRNCSAPVRQIKQGQRSTFYCATCQR, encoded by the coding sequence ATGCCTGAATTACCGGAAGTTGAAGTCACCCGGCGCGGCGTCGCGCCCCACCTCGAAGACCGCATCGTCGAAGACGTCATCCTGCGCCGCGAAGGCTTGCGCTGGCCCTTCCCGCCCAAGCTGCGCGAACTGCTGGCCGGACGGCGCATCCTCGGCACGGGCCGGCGCGGCAAATACCTGCTGATCAAGTTCGAGCACGGCACGCTGATCGTTCACCTCGGCATGTCGGGCCACTTGCGCGTGCTGCCCGAGGGGACGGAACTCAAGAAGCACGACCATTTCGACCTGGTGGTGAGCGGAGGAAATGCGGGCCCGGGCAGCCGCCAGGTGCTGCGCCTGCACGACCCGCGCCGCTTCGGCGCCGTGCTCTGGCACGCCCACGACGACGGCGAACTCGAGCAGCACGTGCTGCTGCGCGAACTCGGCGTCGAGCCGCTCGAAGACGGCTTCTCCGGCGCGCTGCTGCACAAGGCGACGCGCAACCGCAGTGCCCCGATCAAGCAGGTGCTGCTGGCCGGCGACATCGTGGTCGGCGTCGGCAACATCTACGCCTGCGAAAGCCTGTTCCGCGCCGGCATCAACCCGAAGACGGCGGCCGGCAAGATCAGCCGCGCGCGCTACGACAAGCTGGCCGAAGCGATCCGCGACATCCTCGCGGCCGCCATCGTGCAGGGCGGCAGCACGCTGCGTGACTTTATTGCAGTAAATGGTCAATCTGGATATTTCCAGCAGACATATTTCGTCTATGATCGTGCTGGAGTGCCTTGCCGCAACTGTAGTGCGCCGGTCCGCCAGATCAAGCAGGGCCAGCGCTCCACCTTCTACTGTGCGACTTGCCAGCGGTGA